From a region of the Chitinophaga caseinilytica genome:
- a CDS encoding M3 family oligoendopeptidase, whose protein sequence is MPNAHITAPPRQFLPADFAVTTWDALQPYFETLQQRPINSSEELSRWLADISELEAVISEDACWRQIRMTRDTASKEYEEAFTYFCMEIQPKLQPYADALNRKLLDSPFTADLDPAQYFPYLRNVRKQVKLFNEKNIPIQAELSVMAQQYGVISGAMTIEVNGQEYTLQQAAKFLENPDRKLREEVFTKTGERRLQDREKLDALYSSLVSKRHEVAQNAGFANYRDYKFEELGRFEYTKEDCFQFHQAIREHILPLVGGALERQRQKLGLDTLRPWDGDAEPEGTKPLEPFKDGNELISKSIACFKELRPFFGECLEVMQDMQRLDLDSRKNKAPGGYNCPLAETGVPFIFMNAAGQMKDLTTMVHEGGHAVHSFLSHNLPLSAFKEYPMEIAEVASMSMELFTMDHWHLFFDNPEELRRAKLQQLERAIVIFPWIATIDKFQHWIYENPAHTPEERTAAWTRILDEFTPGNIDWTGFEHFRASNWQRQLHLFEVPFYYIEYGIAQLGAIAMWKQYREKPEQALDNYMKALGLGYTKTLPELYEAAGIRFDFSPAYVKELADFVQAEIDLLTKK, encoded by the coding sequence ATGCCCAATGCCCATATCACAGCGCCGCCCAGGCAATTCCTTCCGGCAGATTTTGCCGTAACCACCTGGGACGCACTGCAGCCATATTTCGAAACCCTCCAGCAAAGGCCCATCAACAGCAGCGAAGAACTTTCCCGCTGGCTGGCCGATATCAGCGAGCTCGAAGCCGTGATCAGTGAAGACGCCTGCTGGCGCCAGATCCGCATGACGAGAGACACCGCCAGCAAGGAATACGAAGAAGCGTTCACCTACTTCTGCATGGAAATCCAGCCCAAACTGCAACCCTATGCAGACGCGCTCAACCGTAAGCTGCTCGACAGCCCCTTCACCGCAGACCTCGATCCCGCCCAATATTTCCCCTACTTGCGCAATGTGCGCAAGCAGGTGAAACTGTTCAACGAAAAGAATATTCCCATCCAGGCAGAACTGAGCGTCATGGCGCAACAATACGGCGTCATCTCCGGTGCAATGACCATCGAAGTGAATGGACAGGAATACACCCTGCAACAGGCCGCCAAGTTCCTCGAAAACCCCGACCGCAAACTGCGCGAGGAAGTTTTCACCAAAACCGGCGAACGCCGCCTGCAGGACCGCGAAAAGCTCGACGCGCTTTATTCCTCCCTCGTCAGCAAACGCCACGAAGTAGCGCAGAACGCAGGTTTCGCCAATTACCGCGATTATAAATTCGAAGAACTGGGCCGTTTCGAATACACGAAAGAAGATTGCTTCCAGTTCCACCAGGCCATCCGCGAGCACATCCTCCCGCTGGTTGGCGGCGCGCTCGAACGGCAGCGCCAGAAACTGGGCCTCGATACGCTCCGCCCCTGGGACGGCGACGCCGAGCCCGAAGGCACCAAACCCCTGGAGCCTTTCAAAGACGGTAACGAGCTCATCTCCAAATCCATCGCGTGCTTTAAGGAATTGCGGCCCTTCTTCGGCGAATGCCTCGAAGTGATGCAGGATATGCAGCGCCTCGATCTCGACAGCCGCAAGAATAAAGCCCCCGGCGGATATAACTGTCCCCTGGCGGAAACCGGCGTGCCCTTCATTTTCATGAATGCCGCCGGCCAGATGAAAGACCTCACCACGATGGTACATGAGGGCGGTCATGCCGTTCACTCCTTCCTCAGCCACAACCTCCCGCTCAGCGCCTTCAAGGAATACCCGATGGAGATCGCCGAAGTGGCGAGCATGAGCATGGAACTGTTCACCATGGACCATTGGCACCTGTTCTTCGATAATCCCGAAGAACTGCGCCGCGCCAAGCTCCAGCAGCTCGAACGCGCCATCGTCATCTTCCCCTGGATCGCTACGATCGACAAGTTCCAGCACTGGATCTACGAAAATCCCGCGCATACGCCCGAAGAGCGTACCGCTGCATGGACGCGCATCCTCGATGAATTCACGCCCGGGAACATCGATTGGACGGGCTTCGAGCACTTCCGTGCCAGCAACTGGCAACGGCAGCTGCATCTTTTCGAAGTGCCTTTCTATTATATCGAGTACGGCATCGCGCAGCTGGGCGCCATCGCCATGTGGAAACAATACCGCGAAAAGCCGGAACAGGCGCTGGACAACTACATGAAAGCCCTGGGCCTGGGATACACCAAAACCCTGCCCGAGCTCTACGAAGCGGCCGGCATCCGGTTCGATTTCTCGCCGGCTTATGTGAAAGAACTGGCGGATTTCGTGCAGGCGGAAATCGATCTGCTCACCAAAAAATAA
- a CDS encoding Fur family transcriptional regulator: MPAKHKEIIVELLRSSNLSVTDTRVKILELFLKSNGALEHADFEKLTGKSFDRVTIYRTLQTFLDKGIVHKIPTTDTSVRYAICKSECREHEHHDHHVHFRCEECGSTQCLDETDVPAITLPQGYAMHNVEVVVSGVCKSCQ; this comes from the coding sequence ATGCCTGCAAAACACAAAGAAATCATCGTGGAGTTGTTACGTTCCAGCAATCTGAGCGTAACCGATACCCGTGTGAAGATTTTGGAGCTCTTTTTGAAAAGCAACGGCGCCCTCGAACATGCCGATTTCGAAAAGCTCACCGGCAAGAGCTTCGACCGGGTAACGATTTACCGCACCCTGCAAACCTTCCTCGACAAAGGGATCGTACATAAAATCCCCACCACCGACACCAGCGTGCGCTATGCCATCTGCAAATCGGAGTGCCGGGAGCACGAGCATCACGACCATCACGTACACTTCCGCTGCGAAGAATGCGGCAGCACCCAGTGCCTCGACGAAACCGACGTGCCGGCGATCACCCTTCCGCAGGGTTACGCCATGCACAATGTGGAAGTAGTGGTGAGCGGCGTTTGCAAATCCTGCCAATAA
- a CDS encoding SCO family protein, producing the protein MSKKLIIYTTFFVLLSGSFMAYYAFMIKESRGSWIGKEKLPVLGAPGHTVQGFSFTDQDSNQVTQDNVKGKIYVAEYFFTTCTNICPVMNKNMEKVYAKYKDKPNFLILSHTSDPDYDSVRVLKAYAEQHGADPKNWHFLTGDKRQLYKLARESYLVDDGTFTGEDDFIHTQWFALVDGDGRIRGLYEGTKVKDVDKLIADIDRLMQE; encoded by the coding sequence ATGTCCAAGAAGTTAATAATTTATACCACATTTTTCGTGCTGCTGAGCGGCAGCTTCATGGCCTACTACGCCTTTATGATCAAGGAAAGCAGGGGCAGCTGGATCGGAAAGGAAAAGCTCCCGGTACTGGGCGCTCCCGGCCACACCGTGCAGGGCTTCAGCTTTACGGACCAGGACAGCAACCAGGTGACGCAAGACAACGTGAAAGGAAAGATCTATGTAGCCGAATATTTTTTCACCACCTGCACCAACATCTGCCCGGTGATGAACAAAAACATGGAAAAAGTCTATGCGAAATATAAGGACAAGCCGAATTTCCTCATCCTGTCCCACACTTCCGACCCGGACTACGATTCCGTTCGCGTGCTGAAAGCCTATGCCGAACAGCATGGCGCGGACCCGAAGAACTGGCACTTCCTCACGGGCGACAAGCGCCAGCTTTACAAACTGGCCCGCGAAAGTTACCTGGTAGACGATGGTACCTTCACCGGGGAAGACGACTTCATCCACACGCAGTGGTTTGCGCTGGTAGACGGCGACGGCCGCATCCGCGGACTGTATGAAGGCACGAAAGTAAAAGACGTTGACAAGCTGATAGCCGACATCGACCGGCTGATGCAAGAGTAA
- a CDS encoding ABC transporter permease produces the protein MIFRIAIRNLLHKPLYTALCWLLLSCSTTVLLVLWALNRQARQQLEQQIDGIDLVLGAKGSPLQLILSSVYHLDNPTGNISLTEADRFMHHPLVESAVPISLGDSYHGFRIIGTTQAYLDKYNVKPAQGKVFGKSMEVVAGAEAARKAGLKVGSRFAGTHGLGKTGHVHEGEEYLVSGILPATGLAVDQLLLTPLESVWDIHAPHHDADAHDHAEGDHDHDADPMKPGDADAHDHAEGNHDHDAHATKPGAPEDHDHHENEAHDLEGAAKNHADAGSQESAMMQTPDPRKQVTAVLIKFRSPMGQLQFPRMINEYTNMQAAVPAIEINRLQSLLGTGAKVLRALGWLLAGLAACSIFVTLVQGTHERRYELALIRTMGGSRGKLLTLVFAEAFLLGLAGVVTGIALSRVALLLLQQELFAGYHLNFSGAMPLTAADAITAAAIVGACLLAALLPAVRAFRLNIAKTLANA, from the coding sequence ATGATTTTCCGCATCGCCATACGCAACCTGCTTCACAAACCGCTTTACACCGCGCTTTGCTGGCTGCTGCTTTCCTGCAGCACCACCGTGCTCCTTGTGCTGTGGGCCCTCAACCGGCAGGCGCGCCAACAACTCGAACAGCAGATCGACGGCATCGACCTCGTGCTGGGTGCAAAGGGTAGTCCGCTTCAGCTGATCCTCAGCAGTGTCTATCATCTCGACAATCCCACCGGCAATATTTCACTTACCGAAGCCGATCGTTTCATGCATCACCCGCTGGTGGAATCGGCAGTACCGATTTCGCTGGGGGATTCGTACCACGGTTTTCGCATCATCGGCACCACGCAGGCATATCTCGACAAATACAACGTAAAACCCGCACAGGGAAAGGTTTTCGGGAAGTCGATGGAAGTGGTGGCCGGCGCCGAGGCCGCGCGAAAGGCTGGCTTGAAAGTGGGCAGCCGCTTCGCGGGGACGCACGGTCTGGGGAAAACGGGCCATGTGCATGAAGGGGAAGAATATCTCGTCAGCGGCATCCTTCCCGCCACCGGCCTGGCGGTTGATCAACTGCTGCTGACGCCGCTGGAAAGCGTGTGGGACATTCACGCGCCGCATCATGACGCAGACGCGCACGATCATGCGGAAGGCGATCATGATCACGATGCAGACCCAATGAAACCCGGCGATGCAGACGCACATGATCATGCGGAAGGAAACCATGATCACGATGCACACGCAACGAAACCGGGCGCGCCGGAAGATCACGATCATCATGAAAACGAAGCGCACGATCTTGAAGGTGCCGCAAAAAATCACGCAGATGCCGGCAGCCAGGAAAGCGCCATGATGCAAACGCCCGACCCGCGCAAGCAGGTAACGGCGGTGCTGATCAAGTTCCGCAGTCCGATGGGGCAATTGCAGTTTCCGCGGATGATCAACGAATACACGAACATGCAGGCCGCGGTGCCCGCTATCGAGATCAACCGGCTGCAATCGCTGCTGGGTACCGGCGCGAAGGTTTTGCGCGCGTTGGGCTGGCTGTTGGCCGGGCTCGCCGCATGCAGTATCTTTGTAACGCTGGTGCAGGGCACGCACGAGCGCCGCTACGAACTGGCCCTTATCCGGACCATGGGCGGCTCCCGCGGCAAATTGCTCACCCTCGTTTTCGCCGAAGCTTTCCTGTTGGGACTGGCGGGCGTGGTAACGGGGATCGCGCTGAGCCGCGTGGCTTTGCTGCTGTTGCAACAGGAACTGTTTGCCGGCTATCATTTGAATTTTTCCGGCGCCATGCCGTTAACCGCTGCCGATGCCATTACGGCCGCAGCCATCGTCGGGGCCTGCCTGCTGGCCGCTTTGCTGCCTGCAGTGCGCGCTTTCCGGCTGAATATCGCTAAAACGCTTGCCAATGCTTAA
- a CDS encoding ABC transporter ATP-binding protein, whose protein sequence is MTDMMIQTSELAYTYPGGRQIRFPDLACRKGETLLITGPSGAGKTTLLHLLAGLIQPAGGTVNVAGTPIGSLSTPKMDAFRGQHIGIIFQRSHFIGSLSVADNLLLPLRLTGAATDHKRLEAVATDLRIDHLLHQLPARLSQGEQQRASIARAVLPSPNVILADEPTASLDDRNCEAVARLLSEQAARHNAALLIVTHDNRLTSLFPQHIQLT, encoded by the coding sequence ATGACAGATATGATGATCCAGACCAGCGAACTGGCATATACCTATCCGGGCGGGCGCCAGATCCGGTTCCCCGACCTGGCTTGCCGCAAAGGAGAAACCCTCCTGATCACCGGGCCTTCCGGCGCCGGAAAAACCACCCTGCTGCACCTCCTCGCAGGGCTCATCCAGCCTGCGGGCGGCACCGTCAACGTTGCCGGCACGCCCATCGGCTCGCTCAGCACCCCGAAAATGGACGCCTTCCGCGGCCAGCATATCGGGATCATTTTCCAGCGGTCGCATTTTATCGGATCGCTTTCCGTGGCAGACAATCTCCTGCTCCCGCTCCGCCTCACCGGCGCGGCCACAGATCACAAACGCCTCGAAGCCGTAGCCACCGATCTCCGGATCGATCATCTCCTGCACCAGCTTCCCGCGCGCCTCAGCCAGGGCGAACAGCAACGCGCTTCCATCGCACGGGCCGTATTGCCCTCGCCCAACGTGATCCTGGCCGATGAGCCCACCGCCAGTCTCGACGACCGTAACTGCGAAGCCGTGGCCCGCCTGCTTTCCGAACAGGCCGCCCGCCACAATGCGGCGCTGCTCATCGTTACGCACGACAACCGGCTTACATCCCTTTTCCCTCAACACATCCAACTGACATGA
- a CDS encoding MerC domain-containing protein: MNRMNLDALGIGASLACAVHCVALPLVAAFLPLAGAALHYEPLEYLLLGATPVVGLLALYRGYKYQHRRVRPSVLFVVGFALLMAGHFWFPEAWELSAIALGAGLLIAAHVDNIRFCRKCRGKESAPVAAE; this comes from the coding sequence ATGAACAGAATGAACCTGGACGCGCTAGGCATCGGGGCCTCGCTGGCCTGTGCGGTGCATTGCGTAGCGTTGCCGCTGGTGGCGGCGTTTCTTCCGCTGGCCGGCGCGGCGCTTCATTACGAGCCGCTGGAGTACCTGTTGCTGGGTGCCACGCCTGTAGTTGGATTGTTGGCGTTATACCGGGGGTATAAATACCAGCATCGCCGGGTGCGGCCGTCGGTATTGTTCGTAGTGGGATTTGCGTTGTTGATGGCGGGGCATTTCTGGTTCCCGGAGGCCTGGGAGCTGAGCGCGATCGCGCTGGGCGCGGGTTTGCTCATCGCGGCGCATGTAGATAACATCCGTTTTTGCCGGAAATGCAGGGGGAAGGAATCGGCCCCGGTAGCAGCTGAATAA
- a CDS encoding GTP-binding protein yields MPAASTFALTGDHFRKAPSQLPVTVLSGFLGAGKTSLLQHILHNREGLRVAVIVNDMAEVNIDARLVRNAASLHQTEEKLVEMSNGCICCTLREDLLAEVQRLAAEQRFDYLLIESSGISEPLPVAQTFTWQDDQQGIDLSAVSRLDTLVTVVDAYNFHHDYASRELLNEKGLTEAADERTIVNLLTDQIEFANVIVLNKCDLVTGEQKGALKSLLRKLNAKARIVEAVKGEVPLREVLHTRLFDFEETSQSAGWIAELEKEHVPETEEYGIRSFVYRSRAPFHPERFWEMVQHSWPQGVIRSKGLLWLASRPDVAVNWSQAGRSLMADRAGVWWCSIPEKHWELDPASEQIIRERWHPLFADRYNEIVIIGQDIDPHAISVLLDGCLCNNEETMGWKLGRPFNDPFPAF; encoded by the coding sequence ATGCCCGCAGCATCCACTTTTGCCTTGACGGGAGACCACTTCCGCAAGGCGCCCTCCCAACTGCCCGTCACCGTACTCAGCGGATTCCTCGGCGCAGGGAAAACATCGCTCCTCCAACACATCCTTCACAACCGCGAAGGCCTGCGCGTAGCCGTTATCGTGAACGATATGGCCGAAGTCAACATCGATGCGCGCCTCGTCCGCAACGCCGCTTCCCTCCATCAAACGGAAGAAAAACTGGTGGAAATGTCGAACGGATGCATCTGCTGCACCCTCCGCGAAGACCTCCTCGCCGAAGTGCAACGCCTCGCGGCGGAACAACGGTTCGATTACCTGCTCATCGAATCCAGCGGCATCTCCGAACCGCTGCCGGTAGCGCAAACCTTCACCTGGCAAGACGATCAGCAAGGCATCGACCTCAGCGCCGTGTCCCGGCTCGATACGCTCGTTACCGTCGTGGATGCTTACAATTTCCATCACGACTATGCCAGCCGGGAACTGCTCAATGAAAAAGGCTTGACGGAAGCGGCCGACGAACGCACCATCGTGAACCTGCTGACCGACCAGATAGAATTCGCCAACGTCATCGTTCTTAACAAATGCGACCTCGTGACCGGCGAACAGAAAGGCGCCCTGAAATCCCTCCTGCGCAAACTCAACGCCAAAGCCAGGATCGTGGAAGCGGTCAAAGGGGAAGTGCCGCTCCGCGAAGTGCTCCATACCCGGCTGTTCGACTTCGAAGAAACTTCCCAATCCGCCGGCTGGATCGCCGAGCTGGAAAAAGAACATGTTCCGGAAACGGAAGAGTACGGGATCCGGTCGTTCGTATACCGCAGCCGCGCACCGTTCCATCCGGAAAGGTTTTGGGAAATGGTGCAGCATAGCTGGCCGCAAGGTGTTATTCGCTCGAAGGGTTTGCTGTGGCTGGCTTCCCGGCCAGACGTGGCTGTAAACTGGAGCCAGGCGGGCCGCTCGCTCATGGCCGACCGCGCCGGCGTGTGGTGGTGCTCTATCCCGGAAAAGCACTGGGAACTCGATCCCGCATCCGAACAGATCATCCGCGAACGATGGCATCCGCTGTTCGCCGACCGTTACAACGAAATCGTCATCATCGGCCAGGACATCGACCCGCACGCCATTTCCGTGCTGCTCGACGGTTGCCTGTGCAACAACGAAGAAACAATGGGCTGGAAACTCGGCCGGCCATTCAACGATCCCTTTCCCGCTTTCTGA
- a CDS encoding TonB-dependent receptor encodes MAAMLRTISTLLFAAVTLAAHGQGRLKGTISAGEKPVPFATVGFKDLKTGVVTDETGQFIIPNVPAGKHELQVSAVGYLTSKQTVTIKSTGTTSVLIRLEPSASNLGEVVVSGTLRPVTKMESPVPVEVYSPVFFRKNPTPSIFDALQNVNGVRPQLNCNVCNTGDIHINGLEGPYTMVMIDGMPIVSALSTVYGLSGIPNSLVERVEVVKGPASTLYGSEAVAGLINIITKSPATAPVLSADVMATSWQEYNVDMGWRFKAGSRAQSLLGLNYFNYQDPADHNGDGFTDVTQQHRISVFNKWSFTRKNDRVASLAARYFYEDRWGGQTQWEKRWRGTDSVYGESIYTSRVEVLGQYQLPTRPRLMLQGSFNYHNQNSVYGATWFLAKQTIAFAQLTWDKEIGKHTLLAGLPFRYTFYDDNTVATTEKDVNKPQRTFLPGVFVQDEIKLATAHNLLLGMRYDYNSLHGNIVTPRIAYKWTPNYRNVFRLNAGTGYRVVSVFTEDHAALSGAREVVIQSELKPERSWNVNLNYTKKIPLGSAFLGLDATAFYTHFSNRIMPDYSRPDSILYDNLNGYAVSEGFSLNADLAFAFPLKIMAGATVMDVYEKDRGVKTRPMLTERFTGTWTVSYAFKKAGLTVDYTGNIYGPMLLPVQPKDPRPAKSPVWSIQNVQLTKKLGKEWEIYGGVKNLLNFLPPKNSIAHAHDPFDKRPGYNADGSVDPYNLTFDPAYVFAPNQGIRGFLGVRFTRQ; translated from the coding sequence ATGGCAGCAATGCTACGTACCATTTCAACCTTACTATTTGCTGCGGTAACACTCGCCGCTCACGGCCAGGGCCGCCTGAAAGGGACCATTTCCGCAGGCGAAAAACCCGTCCCCTTCGCTACCGTCGGATTTAAAGATCTCAAAACCGGCGTCGTGACCGATGAAACCGGTCAATTCATCATTCCCAACGTTCCCGCGGGCAAACATGAGCTCCAGGTGAGCGCGGTAGGGTACCTCACTTCCAAACAAACCGTCACCATCAAGTCCACAGGCACCACCAGCGTGCTGATCAGGCTGGAACCCTCTGCCAGCAATCTCGGCGAAGTTGTGGTCAGCGGCACCCTCCGGCCGGTAACCAAAATGGAAAGCCCGGTGCCCGTGGAAGTCTATTCCCCCGTCTTCTTCCGGAAAAATCCCACCCCCAGCATCTTCGACGCGCTCCAGAATGTAAACGGTGTACGCCCGCAGCTAAACTGCAACGTCTGCAACACGGGCGATATCCATATCAACGGGCTCGAAGGGCCCTACACCATGGTCATGATCGACGGGATGCCCATCGTCAGCGCCCTGTCTACCGTCTACGGCCTGTCCGGCATCCCGAACAGCCTCGTGGAGCGGGTGGAAGTGGTAAAAGGCCCGGCCTCGACGCTGTATGGTTCCGAAGCGGTGGCAGGATTGATCAACATCATCACCAAATCGCCCGCCACGGCGCCGGTACTTTCGGCCGACGTGATGGCCACTTCCTGGCAGGAATACAACGTGGACATGGGATGGCGGTTTAAAGCCGGATCACGGGCACAGTCGCTCCTGGGGCTGAATTACTTCAATTACCAGGATCCCGCAGACCATAACGGCGACGGCTTCACCGACGTTACCCAGCAACACCGGATCAGCGTTTTCAACAAATGGAGCTTCACGCGGAAAAACGACCGGGTAGCTTCGCTGGCGGCCAGATATTTTTACGAAGACCGCTGGGGCGGGCAAACCCAGTGGGAAAAACGCTGGCGCGGAACAGACAGCGTTTACGGTGAAAGTATATATACCAGTCGCGTCGAAGTGCTGGGGCAATACCAGCTGCCGACCCGGCCGCGCCTCATGCTGCAGGGCTCGTTCAACTATCATAACCAGAATTCCGTGTATGGCGCCACCTGGTTCCTCGCGAAGCAGACCATCGCGTTCGCGCAGCTGACCTGGGACAAGGAAATAGGGAAACACACACTGCTGGCGGGTTTGCCGTTCCGGTACACGTTTTATGACGACAATACGGTGGCTACTACGGAAAAAGACGTCAACAAACCCCAGCGGACCTTCCTGCCCGGCGTGTTCGTGCAGGACGAGATCAAGCTGGCTACGGCGCACAACCTGCTGCTGGGCATGCGGTACGATTACAATTCCCTTCACGGCAATATCGTTACGCCCCGCATCGCCTATAAATGGACGCCCAACTACCGGAACGTGTTCCGCCTGAACGCGGGAACGGGTTACAGGGTGGTGTCTGTGTTCACGGAAGACCATGCCGCGCTGAGCGGCGCCCGTGAAGTGGTGATCCAGTCGGAGCTGAAGCCAGAGCGGAGCTGGAACGTCAATTTGAACTACACGAAGAAAATACCGTTGGGAAGCGCCTTTTTGGGGCTGGATGCGACAGCTTTCTACACACACTTCTCGAACCGCATCATGCCCGACTATTCCCGGCCCGACTCCATATTATATGACAATTTGAACGGGTATGCGGTGTCTGAGGGATTCAGCCTCAATGCCGACCTGGCGTTCGCGTTCCCACTGAAGATCATGGCGGGGGCTACGGTGATGGACGTTTATGAGAAGGACCGCGGGGTGAAAACCAGGCCCATGCTCACCGAACGGTTTACCGGGACGTGGACGGTAAGTTATGCGTTCAAAAAGGCGGGTTTGACGGTGGATTATACCGGTAATATATATGGGCCGATGTTGCTGCCGGTGCAACCGAAGGACCCGCGGCCGGCCAAGTCGCCGGTCTGGAGCATTCAGAACGTACAGTTGACGAAGAAGTTGGGGAAGGAGTGGGAGATTTATGGAGGGGTGAAGAATCTGCTGAATTTCCTGCCGCCGAAGAACAGCATCGCGCATGCGCATGACCCTTTCGACAAGCGGCCGGGTTATAATGCCGACGGGAGCGTTGATCCTTATAACCTGACATTCGACCCCGCATACGTATTTGCACCGAACCAGGGGATCCGTGGATTCCTGGGGGTGCGGTTCACGCGGCAATGA
- the purN gene encoding phosphoribosylglycinamide formyltransferase has protein sequence MKNIAIFASGAGSNAQKIIDHLKGNPAIRVAAIVSNKPDAGVLLIAEAENIPSYIIDKEAFLRGDYYVKLMQELHIDLIVLAGFLWKVPANLVQAFPDKIINIHPALLPKYGGKGMYGHFVHEAVIAAGEPESGITIHFVNEKYDDGATILQEKCTITPADTPESLAQKVQALEHKWFPVIVERLLT, from the coding sequence TTGAAAAACATCGCCATTTTCGCCTCCGGCGCCGGCTCAAACGCCCAAAAGATCATCGATCACCTCAAAGGCAACCCAGCCATCCGCGTGGCCGCCATCGTTTCCAACAAACCGGACGCCGGGGTCCTCCTGATCGCCGAAGCCGAAAACATCCCTTCATATATAATAGATAAGGAAGCATTCCTCCGGGGAGATTATTATGTTAAATTGATGCAGGAGCTGCACATCGACCTCATCGTTCTCGCCGGCTTCCTCTGGAAAGTGCCCGCCAACCTCGTCCAGGCATTCCCCGACAAAATCATTAACATCCACCCCGCACTCCTCCCCAAATACGGCGGCAAAGGCATGTACGGCCACTTCGTCCACGAAGCCGTCATCGCCGCGGGCGAACCCGAATCCGGCATCACCATCCACTTCGTCAACGAAAAATATGACGATGGCGCCACCATCCTCCAGGAAAAATGCACCATCACACCAGCCGATACACCCGAAAGCCTCGCCCAAAAAGTACAGGCGCTCGAACATAAATGGTTCCCCGTTATTGTGGAACGATTATTGACCTGA
- a CDS encoding cytochrome C, producing MHKKLTGPALAGVESRWADKALLHKWIRNSASVIASGDKYAVDLFNSYNKLPMTAFPALTDGDIDNILAFVAQEESKPVGGDKGAGGAGTAAAGGEKDSGNNSLLFGIITLILAIVAVILMQINSNLNKLASEKEGHATAEPVPFYKNKVYIALCIVLLFIVGGYYTIQGAIGLGRQDGYMPEQPIFYSHKVHAGINQINCLYCHSSAEKSKHAMIPSENVCMNCHKAITEYTGDDLYTAEGKKVNGTAEIQKLFDHVGWDKDAGRYTKPGQPIEWKKIHSLPDHVYFNHSQHVNAGKVQCQTCHGDIQEMDEVKQFADLSMGWCVNCHRTTKVQFAENNYYSIFEKLHNDVKEGKVDSVTVEMLGGTECQKCHY from the coding sequence GTGCACAAAAAACTGACAGGCCCTGCGCTCGCAGGTGTTGAGAGCAGGTGGGCCGATAAGGCGCTGCTTCACAAGTGGATCCGCAATTCCGCTTCTGTAATTGCGTCCGGCGACAAGTATGCCGTTGATCTCTTCAACTCTTATAACAAGCTTCCGATGACGGCCTTCCCGGCCCTCACCGATGGTGATATCGACAATATCCTCGCTTTCGTGGCGCAGGAAGAGTCGAAACCTGTAGGTGGCGATAAAGGAGCTGGTGGCGCTGGTACAGCCGCTGCAGGAGGAGAGAAGGATTCCGGTAACAACAGCCTGCTGTTCGGCATCATCACCCTGATCCTCGCGATCGTAGCGGTGATCCTCATGCAGATCAACAGCAACCTGAACAAGCTGGCTTCCGAAAAAGAAGGCCACGCTACCGCGGAACCTGTCCCCTTCTACAAAAACAAAGTTTACATCGCCCTTTGCATCGTATTGCTCTTCATCGTTGGCGGTTACTATACCATCCAGGGCGCTATCGGCCTGGGTCGCCAGGACGGCTACATGCCGGAGCAACCCATCTTCTACTCCCACAAGGTGCACGCGGGTATTAATCAGATCAACTGTCTTTACTGCCACTCTTCCGCTGAAAAGAGCAAGCATGCCATGATCCCTTCGGAGAACGTGTGTATGAACTGCCACAAGGCCATTACCGAATACACCGGTGACGACCTCTACACAGCTGAAGGCAAGAAAGTGAACGGTACGGCTGAAATCCAGAAACTGTTCGATCACGTTGGATGGGACAAAGACGCCGGCCGCTATACCAAACCGGGCCAGCCCATCGAATGGAAGAAAATCCACAGCCTGCCCGACCACGTTTACTTCAACCACTCCCAGCACGTGAACGCAGGCAAGGTACAGTGCCAGACCTGCCACGGCGATATCCAGGAGATGGACGAAGTGAAGCAGTTCGCCGACCTGTCTATGGGCTGGTGCGTAAACTGCCACCGTACCACTAAAGTGCAATTTGCCGAAAACAACTACTACAGCATCTTCGAAAAGCTGCACAATGATGTGAAAGAAGGCAAGGTTGACAGTGTGACCGTAGAAATGCTGGGCGGTACCGAGTGCCAGAAGTGCCACTACTAA